The window GTCCGCTGCTTCGGCGCCCAGGAAGTCAGCCATCTGCCGATGGGCTTCCTCCCGGCCGATCGCGGCGAACGGCACTTTCCGCCCCAGTGCTGCCGCGACGGCCCCGACCTGCTGCCGGGCCGTGACCCTCTCCGGACCAGTCAGCGCATACGTCCGCTCGTGGTGGCCGGATTCGGTAAGGGCCATGCGAGCCACCGATGCGATATCCGCAGGGTGGATCGTGGGGAGACCGATGTCCGCATAGGGCACGCGGACCGTTTCGTGCGCACGGATCGCTCCCGCCCACCACAGGGCGTTCGAGGCGAACTGCGTCGGCCGCAGGATCGTCCATGCCATGCCGCTGTCCTGCAGCAGCCGCTCGACGGCCAGGTTCTCCCGGGCGGGGCCCAGGTGCGGATGGGTCTGGACGGTGATGGACGAGACCAGCACTACGTGTTCCACGCCCGCCTGCTGGGCCGCCTCGATGATCTCGGCGTCCGACCCCATGCGTGACACAAGGAACAGCGATCGGGCCCCCTCCAGCGCAGGCTTCAGGGTGGCTGTCTCGGCGAGGTCACCCGTGACGGCTTCGACTCCCTCCGGGAGCGCGGCCCGTGCAATGTCGCGGGTGAGGCCTCTCAGCGGTCCGGCGCCGAGCGCCTGGAGCTCCGTCAAGAGGGCGCTTCCGATATTTCCGGTGGCTCCGGTCACGAGGATCATGAGGTCGTCTCCTGTCGTCAGGCAGTGATCAACATGCGTGACGCTAGGAGCTCAACCAAACTTCAGGTCAAGAGAGTCGGCAGCTCTCGCGAGCCGGTCACGTTCATCGCGCACTTCATGGTGACCACGGTGCCGCTTACCGCTGTGTCCATGCGGGTGTCCAGGCAGGTGTCCACGTCTCGCGGTCGGGGTGGTCCGGGCGGTCGGGCTGTGTGGAGGCGAGGTATGTGCGGAGCGTGGTGAGTGCGGGGTGCGGGTTGTCGCGGCGCCAGATCAGTGAGTGCGGGTAGACGGGCGTCGGGTCGGTCACCGGGATGCGGCGCAGGCCGTGGCCGGCGGGCCAGATGAGGCGGGTGTGCTCGCCCATGAAGGTGGCCAGGGCCGGAGTGTCGGCGATGGTGTCGAGGAGAGCGTCGGAGCCGAAGTTGGGGCCGGTCGCCTCGATGGTGAGGCCGAACTCTGCGACGAGGTCGTCGTAGTAGGCGGCCCACTCGGTGCCGGGCACGATGCCGGGCATCCAGATCCGTTGCCCGGCGAGCTGGGCGACGGTGACCGACCTGGCGTCCGCCAGCGCGTGGGCGGGGCCGGTGAGGAGCTGGAGCGGCTCGTCGAGCACCCGGACGGACTCGATGTCCTCGGGAAGGGGCCGGCCAGGCACGCCGACGGCACGGACGGACGCGTCGATCGAACCGGACCGGACTGCGGCGACGGCCGTCTCGATGTCGAACAGCATCAGCACGTCGAGCTCGATCTCGGGGTGCGCGCGGTGGAAGCCGCGCAGCAGGCCCGCCTGTGCGCCACGTGAAGCGAGCACATCGACGCGCAGCGGGCGGCGGCCGGGACGAACGGAGGCGACCGCGCGCTCGGCGACGCGCAGCAGCTCACGCGCCTGGGGCAGGAACGCCTGCCCGTCGATGGTGAGCTCGGCACCGCGCGCCGTACGGGTGAACAGGCGCACACCGAGGTTCTTCTCCAGCACGGCGATGCGTTTGGAGACGGCCTGCTGGGTGACTGCCAGATCGGCAGCGGCTTCCTGGAACTGGCCCGCGTCCGCGACGGCGACGAAGGTACGTACGGCTTCGAGATCCATGCCGAACCACGTTAGGGCACAACGCATGGTTGTGGGCTGCCGACAAGTCGGTTGTTTGACCTGCTGCAGTACTGCTCGTTTAGCTCTCACCGGTCAACGTCAGTTTGTACGGGTGAGACACAGGGGGCGCTGAACGTGAGGGGCAGGAGACCGTTGGGGCGGCAGTTCGGCTGGCTGTGGACGGCGTATGCGGTGAGCGCCTATGGGTCAGGGCTGGGGTTCGGGGCCTTGCCGCTGATCGCAGTGCTGGTCCTGGACGCCAGTCCTGCCGAGGTGTCCGCGCTGTCGGCTGTGGGGCCCGCGGTGGGCGCGCTGATCGCGGTGCCCCTCGCACCTTGGGTGGAGTTCCGGCGCAAGCGCTCGGTCATGATCGCGATGGACCTGGCCCGGTTCACGGCCATGGCGACGATCCCGGTCGCCTACGCCTTCGGGCTGCTCGGTTTCGTCCAGTTGCTCGTGATCTCGGCCGTCGTTGCCGCGGCCAAGATCGCCTTCAACGCGGCCGGTGGCGCCTATCTCAAGGCCCTCGTCCGGCCGGACGACCTGCTCGTCGCCAATGCGCGGTTCGAGTCCACGAACTGGAGCTCCATCGCTGTCGGACCACCCCTGGGCGGGGTGGCGATCGGCCTGTTCGGGCCGGTCGCCACCGTGGTGGCCGACGGACTCAGTTACCTGCTCTCCGCACTCGGCATCACCGCGATCCGCGGCCGGGAAGAAGTGCCGCAAAGCACCGGCAAGAGCCCGGTCCGGGCGGGCGCCGTCCTTGACGGCTGGCGACACATCCTGGGGCACCCCGTCCTGCGGGCGCTCTATTTCAACCAGATGCTCGTCGCCGGTCTGATCATGGCCACCGAGCCGCTGTTGGCCGTGCTCCTCCTGCGCCAACTAGGTTTTCCGCCCTGGCAGTACGGCCTCGCCTTCGCCGCCCCCTGTCTCGGCGGGCTCATCGGCTCGCGGCTGGCCCGCCGCGTCGTGGCCCGCTACGGCCGGCACTGGGTCTTCCGGACCATCGGCACACTGCGCGCCATCTGGCTGATCGGCCTGGCCTTCGTCGGCCCCGGCGTCGGCGGTCTCGTCACCGTGATGGCGATCGAGCTGTTGATCATCATCAACATGAGCCTGTACACCCCGGTACTCGCCACCTACCGACTCGAACACACCCCCCACCATCTGATCGCCCGCACCCTGTCGGCCTGGTCGGTGGGCCAGCAGGCTGCCATCGCCGTCCTCACCGCGCTCGGTGGGCTGCTCGCCGGTGTCACCGGCCCACGCACCGCTCTCGCAGTCGCGGGACTGCTCATCCTGACCACCCCGCTCCTGCTTCCCCGGCGGGACCGTCCGTCGCAGCCCGCGCCGGAACCGGCGCGCAGCCATTCATGAGGGCTCCAAAACACCACTTTCTTGGGTGAATTGGTCTTTCCGGGCAAGGGACTGAACGGTTGGACCCTTTTCGGTCCCTCTTCAGTCCCTTCGGTAAAAGCGCAGGTCAGCGGGCATATGGAACAGCTTCGAGGGACTGAAGGGACTGAGAAGTCGCAGTTATCAGCGCTTCAGGAATAAGTACTCTTTGTTACGCGCGGGTACATACACACGCACGCATGTCAGAGGGAACAGGGAAGTTCGGTCCCTTCAGTCCCTTCGGTCCCTTGATTTTGTCAGGCGCAAGCTTCTGACCTGCGCTTTTGCCAGAGGGACTGAAGAGGGACCGAAAGGGGCCCAACCGTTCAGTCCCTCCCCGCCGGGCCAGGACCACGAGCGGCCGACACGCCCGGCGTCCTGGCCCGGCTTTTCCCCGCCGCCAGGCCGGACCAGCCCAACTTCCCAGGTGGCAAAGGGACTGAAGGGACCAAGTCCGAAAACAGCCACACCTCCGTGCGAGTGGCTCCTGTAGGCTCTGTCGCAATTGGAAAACTCAGTCCCTTCGGTCCCTTATTCCACAGTGGCAGCGCTGTGACCTGCATGTTTGCCGGAGGGGCTGAGCAAGTTGTTGGCCCTCGGCAAGGACGATCAGCGTGCCGCGTCACAGTGAGACCAGTGGGCCCCGCAGGGCGGGAACCACGAGTCCCTACGCTGTTGCGCGCTGGTGTGCCGGAAACGGCTGGCCCGTCCACCCCCTGGCAGCCGGGCGCAAGACCCCCGCCGGAAACTGCCCGCTGTGCCGCGAGGAACCGCACCAACCGCGGGAATGCCCCTGCCACTCCGCAGGCAGGTGGTGCCACGGCTTCCACGCAGCGACCACGAACCCGGCGCTCCTGGAAGCCTGGTGGGGCAGGCACCCTCACCTGGGAGTCGCAGTGTCCTGCGGCCCGGCAGGCCTCGTCGTCCTCGACATCGATGCCCACAGTGCTGAAGTGCCCGACCGCAGCAGGCTTCTCCCCGGCATCTCCATTCACGAGAGCGTCAACCTGGCAGGCCTCGCCTCCGGGTTCGACACTCTCGCTCTGCTGGCCGCGCTGCGCGGCCAGCAGAGCCCGGCAGACGACGACAGCACCCTTCGTGTACGAACCCCGTCGGGCGGGCTGCACGTCTGGTACCGGACGCCCGACGAAGGGCCGCGCTACCGGTCCTCCGTGGGTTCCAGCCCCAAAGTCGCCCTCGCCTGGCAGGTCGACGTCCGATCCACCGGCGGCTACATCGTCACCCCGGCCACCCGCACGCCCGCCGGGACGTACACCGCCGTCGGCCCCGCCCGGCTTCCCGCGGTCCTCCCCGACTGGCTCGCGGCAGAACTCCGGCGCACCGGACACCCGGTGACCCAGGAATCCGCCCCGGTCCCGCCGCAGAGGCCCAGTTCACACCGACCGGCCGGGCAACGCGCCCACCAGCTTCTGGAAACGCTGCTGGCACAGGTGGAAGCATGCGCAGCAGCCACGGAGGGAACCGCCTTCACCGAAAAGCTGAACCGAGCCGCCTACACCGCCGGGGGCCTGATCGCCACCGGCCACCTCACCGAAACGCAGGCACGCGCCCTGCTGACCACAGCAGCTGATGCCGCACGGCCCCACCGCAGCCGGCACAGCCTCTCCGTCATCGCCTCTGCCCTGTCCGCCGGCGCAAGCCGGCCGCTTCACCTCAAAGGACGCCCATGAGCAGCGCCGACAGCCCACGCTTCGACGCCACTGCCGCAGCGCAGCAGATGCTCGATCTCGAAGTCCAGGCAGAAGCCGAGTCAAGAACCGAGTCGAAGGTCCGGTCCGAGGGCGAGTCAGAAGTCCGGGCAGGCCAGCCGAGCCTGCCCGCCCAGCAGAGCACCTCAGTTGTCTTCGAACAGTCGCCGCCGTCGGGCCGGCTGCCCGCGCTGCTCACGGACCGCGGCAACGCCAAGCTGTTCGCGGTGATGTTCGGTGATCAGTTCCGACACGTCGAGGGCCTGGGCTGGTACCACTGGGACCAGTACCGCTGGAAGCGTACGGGCGGTGAAAAGGCAGCAGTCTGGGCAGCCGGCGACCTGGCCGAGCAGATGCCCGCGAAGGACTCCACCGGCCAGTTCACCGACCGGGAACTCGCCTCCCACCGCCGACGCTCCATGTCGACCCCCGGAATCAAGGCCATGCTCACCCAGGCCAAGGCATCCCCGGCCCTGGCCCTGGACCCCGACGTCCTGGACGGTGATCCCTATGTCCTGTGCACGCCCGCAGGCGTCGTCGATCTCCACACCGGCAACCTCCACAAGCCCGACCCCGAAACGGACATGCACTCCCGGGCCACCAGCGTCGCCCCCGAGACC is drawn from Streptomyces sp. NBC_00464 and contains these coding sequences:
- a CDS encoding NAD(P)H-binding protein — its product is MILVTGATGNIGSALLTELQALGAGPLRGLTRDIARAALPEGVEAVTGDLAETATLKPALEGARSLFLVSRMGSDAEIIEAAQQAGVEHVVLVSSITVQTHPHLGPARENLAVERLLQDSGMAWTILRPTQFASNALWWAGAIRAHETVRVPYADIGLPTIHPADIASVARMALTESGHHERTYALTGPERVTARQQVGAVAAALGRKVPFAAIGREEAHRQMADFLGAEAADAVLDLTGGDVNDELLMVRDTVARITGAPARTFQQWVSENARAFH
- a CDS encoding bifunctional DNA primase/polymerase: MPRHSETSGPRRAGTTSPYAVARWCAGNGWPVHPLAAGRKTPAGNCPLCREEPHQPRECPCHSAGRWCHGFHAATTNPALLEAWWGRHPHLGVAVSCGPAGLVVLDIDAHSAEVPDRSRLLPGISIHESVNLAGLASGFDTLALLAALRGQQSPADDDSTLRVRTPSGGLHVWYRTPDEGPRYRSSVGSSPKVALAWQVDVRSTGGYIVTPATRTPAGTYTAVGPARLPAVLPDWLAAELRRTGHPVTQESAPVPPQRPSSHRPAGQRAHQLLETLLAQVEACAAATEGTAFTEKLNRAAYTAGGLIATGHLTETQARALLTTAADAARPHRSRHSLSVIASALSAGASRPLHLKGRP
- a CDS encoding LysR family transcriptional regulator, producing the protein MDLEAVRTFVAVADAGQFQEAAADLAVTQQAVSKRIAVLEKNLGVRLFTRTARGAELTIDGQAFLPQARELLRVAERAVASVRPGRRPLRVDVLASRGAQAGLLRGFHRAHPEIELDVLMLFDIETAVAAVRSGSIDASVRAVGVPGRPLPEDIESVRVLDEPLQLLTGPAHALADARSVTVAQLAGQRIWMPGIVPGTEWAAYYDDLVAEFGLTIEATGPNFGSDALLDTIADTPALATFMGEHTRLIWPAGHGLRRIPVTDPTPVYPHSLIWRRDNPHPALTTLRTYLASTQPDRPDHPDRETWTPAWTPAWTQR
- a CDS encoding MFS transporter; this encodes MRGRRPLGRQFGWLWTAYAVSAYGSGLGFGALPLIAVLVLDASPAEVSALSAVGPAVGALIAVPLAPWVEFRRKRSVMIAMDLARFTAMATIPVAYAFGLLGFVQLLVISAVVAAAKIAFNAAGGAYLKALVRPDDLLVANARFESTNWSSIAVGPPLGGVAIGLFGPVATVVADGLSYLLSALGITAIRGREEVPQSTGKSPVRAGAVLDGWRHILGHPVLRALYFNQMLVAGLIMATEPLLAVLLLRQLGFPPWQYGLAFAAPCLGGLIGSRLARRVVARYGRHWVFRTIGTLRAIWLIGLAFVGPGVGGLVTVMAIELLIIINMSLYTPVLATYRLEHTPHHLIARTLSAWSVGQQAAIAVLTALGGLLAGVTGPRTALAVAGLLILTTPLLLPRRDRPSQPAPEPARSHS